From the genome of Deltaproteobacteria bacterium, one region includes:
- a CDS encoding ferritin-like domain-containing protein, translated as MNTRELITMLNKDLADEHAAIIRYLIHAYQEGEDTPLGAGLLSRSREEMWHMHWLGMIICDLGGEPDFSPGPYPFDPTDRSTVLKSYIDYELKLIPHYNAEADAVDDPHIKRVLRREAWESAIHARRFQRMLDKLSPEEASSLAVNDHELPEAFLEKLQKEVAAQYTGMLRHIRMSWMFQKEDRTGWRLMDQAMEKMKHLAMFAEAAAEDGVVPRLKAESVNTGAAVSQALQRAIEDISADLERYSTLTDEEEFRKHAGLALKMDLTVQQLEYQAAEIGDWLKRK; from the coding sequence ATGAACACGCGGGAACTGATTACAATGTTGAACAAGGACCTTGCCGATGAACACGCGGCGATCATCCGGTACCTGATCCATGCCTATCAGGAGGGTGAGGATACGCCGCTCGGTGCCGGCCTTCTGTCCCGCTCGCGCGAGGAGATGTGGCACATGCACTGGCTCGGTATGATCATCTGCGATCTGGGCGGGGAACCCGATTTTTCCCCGGGACCGTACCCCTTTGATCCCACGGACAGGTCCACTGTTCTTAAATCCTATATCGACTATGAGCTCAAACTGATCCCCCACTATAACGCCGAGGCGGATGCCGTTGATGATCCCCATATCAAGCGGGTGTTGCGACGGGAAGCCTGGGAGTCGGCGATCCATGCCCGGAGATTTCAACGGATGCTCGACAAGCTGTCGCCGGAAGAGGCATCGAGCCTCGCCGTGAACGATCATGAACTTCCGGAAGCGTTCCTGGAGAAACTCCAGAAGGAAGTGGCCGCGCAATACACAGGGATGCTCCGTCATATCCGCATGTCCTGGATGTTCCAGAAAGAGGACAGGACGGGGTGGCGGTTGATGGACCAGGCCATGGAGAAGATGAAGCACCTCGCCATGTTCGCCGAAGCGGCCGCGGAGGACGGGGTGGTCCCGCGCCTGAAAGCGGAGTCCGTCAACACGGGAGCCGCCGTATCACAGGCGTTGCAGCGGGCGATCGAGGACATCAGCGCGGACCTTGAGCGGTATTCGACCCTGACGGACGAAGAGGAGTTCAGGAAACATGCGGGACTCGCTCTGAAAATGGACCTCACCGTTCAGCAGCTGGAATACCAGGCCGCCGAGATCGGTGACTGGCTGAAGAGGAAATAA
- a CDS encoding CoA transferase has product MEILKNIRIIDCTQFISGSRCTQILADMGAQVVKVELPHGDALRMIFQLLPGAERNYSVFNRNKYGISVNWRTLPGRDMIRRLATVSDVFVHNLIPGTLERHGLGYDDLKDLKENIIYLSLSGFGSEGINPERAAFDIVAQAVSGQFWDDRENLKPPSNYWGDLMCGAYGAIALLLALMHRRETGEGQFIDLSMQDILYFNNYRAMINRAMGPIMEAVTERLGRKPDDVLNSKDRMPFYGFFKSRDGKVAIVALTQRQWQDLAETAGHPEMLRDERFSNIVTRIHNHAEAVRRIEEWTSVHDSDHIISVLEKKKIPCGTAHDIDGVNEDPNLRARGMLATVRHRRFGEIAVPGIPFKFSRSEESLRMAAPELGEHNDLILRDWLGYGEDEIDDLRAAGVIP; this is encoded by the coding sequence ATGGAAATTCTCAAAAACATCAGGATCATCGACTGCACCCAGTTCATCAGCGGCTCACGGTGCACGCAGATCCTCGCCGACATGGGGGCCCAGGTCGTCAAGGTGGAACTCCCCCATGGAGACGCCCTTCGGATGATATTCCAGCTCCTGCCGGGGGCGGAGCGCAATTATTCCGTCTTCAACCGCAACAAGTACGGCATATCCGTGAACTGGAGAACCCTCCCGGGACGGGACATGATCAGACGACTGGCCACCGTGTCGGATGTCTTCGTCCACAATCTCATACCAGGAACGCTTGAAAGGCATGGCCTCGGTTATGACGACCTGAAGGATTTGAAGGAAAACATCATCTATCTGTCCCTGTCGGGTTTCGGGTCCGAGGGGATCAATCCCGAACGGGCCGCGTTCGATATCGTCGCCCAGGCGGTGTCCGGCCAGTTCTGGGATGACCGGGAAAACCTGAAACCACCGTCGAATTACTGGGGAGACCTGATGTGCGGGGCCTACGGCGCCATCGCCCTGCTCCTGGCCTTGATGCACCGAAGGGAAACGGGAGAAGGTCAGTTCATCGATCTGTCAATGCAGGATATCCTCTATTTCAATAATTACCGGGCCATGATCAACCGGGCCATGGGTCCCATCATGGAGGCCGTGACGGAAAGACTGGGCAGGAAACCCGACGACGTGCTGAATTCGAAGGACCGCATGCCCTTTTACGGATTCTTCAAGTCACGGGACGGCAAGGTGGCCATTGTCGCCCTCACCCAGCGCCAGTGGCAGGACCTCGCAGAAACGGCGGGGCATCCGGAAATGCTCAGGGATGAACGGTTCTCAAATATCGTGACCAGGATCCACAATCACGCCGAAGCGGTCCGGCGGATCGAGGAGTGGACGTCGGTCCATGATTCCGATCACATCATTTCCGTTCTGGAAAAGAAAAAGATTCCCTGCGGCACCGCCCACGATATCGACGGCGTGAACGAGGATCCCAATCTCAGGGCGAGAGGCATGCTTGCCACGGTCCGGCACAGAAGGTTCGGCGAGATAGCCGTGCCGGGCATCCCCTTCAAGTTTTCCCGGTCCGAGGAAAGCCTCAGGATGGCCGCTCCGGAACTGGGCGAGCACAATGATCTCATTCTTCGAGACTGGCTCGGGTACGGCGAGGATGAGATCGATGACCTCCGGGCCGCCGGTGTTATTCCCTGA
- a CDS encoding FAD-dependent oxidoreductase encodes MQEYLHEEAREIPIIDSVDVLVCGGGTSGLFAALAARRFGARTMLLEQEGFLGGTATSYLVNPLPEIMGKGGLLEEFLDRMAAIGGYIRRDPAEIEYDFSSANTFDVESFKHVALSMVSESGTDLLLHTMCVRPVIEENSIRGVIIENKSGRQAIMAKRVIDCTGDGDIAAMAGAPFEKGRDKDGLMPSVSLLFHLHNEGMIEDLPAMQFGGIYLIGPLLTETARNAEIAYTLPYDVSFCVPLPVSPGRLLVNLSHMKNVDGTNAADLTSAQITLHRQVMEAAAVFRHHPYFTRSYVAATATHVYIRETRRVMGEYKLTEDDAVQGKRFEDAITSCRYMIDVHPIDDTEVGRYENHEPFDIPYRCLVPLKVDNLLTAGRCISADRVAQSALRISGTCMSTGEAAGTGAALSITRNVTPRDLDGTIVRQELEARGVNIRPDTGLMPEKCMF; translated from the coding sequence ATGCAGGAATATCTTCACGAAGAAGCCAGGGAGATACCGATCATCGATTCCGTTGACGTACTGGTCTGCGGGGGAGGCACCTCGGGCCTGTTCGCCGCACTCGCGGCCCGGCGCTTCGGGGCCCGAACGATGCTTCTCGAGCAGGAGGGATTCCTGGGCGGAACCGCAACATCATACCTCGTCAACCCGTTGCCGGAGATCATGGGGAAAGGCGGTCTGTTGGAAGAGTTTCTCGATCGGATGGCCGCGATCGGCGGCTACATCAGGCGCGACCCGGCCGAGATCGAGTATGATTTTTCATCGGCAAACACCTTCGACGTGGAGTCCTTCAAACATGTGGCCCTCTCGATGGTATCGGAATCCGGCACGGATCTCCTGCTCCACACGATGTGCGTCAGGCCGGTCATTGAGGAGAACAGCATTCGGGGCGTCATTATCGAGAACAAATCGGGAAGGCAGGCGATCATGGCAAAACGGGTAATAGACTGCACCGGTGATGGTGACATCGCCGCCATGGCAGGCGCACCCTTTGAAAAGGGAAGGGATAAGGACGGCCTGATGCCTTCCGTTTCGCTTTTGTTTCACCTGCACAACGAAGGTATGATCGAGGACCTTCCGGCCATGCAATTCGGCGGGATATACCTTATCGGCCCGCTCCTGACGGAAACGGCACGGAACGCGGAGATAGCATACACACTGCCCTACGACGTCAGTTTTTGTGTCCCCCTTCCCGTCAGTCCGGGGAGATTGCTGGTCAATCTGTCTCACATGAAGAACGTGGATGGAACGAACGCAGCCGACCTCACGAGCGCCCAGATCACCCTGCACAGGCAGGTCATGGAGGCCGCTGCGGTCTTTCGGCACCACCCCTATTTCACCCGTTCATATGTGGCCGCGACGGCCACCCACGTGTACATCCGTGAAACACGCCGCGTCATGGGCGAATACAAGCTGACCGAGGACGACGCCGTGCAGGGAAAGCGGTTCGAGGACGCGATCACCTCATGCCGCTACATGATCGATGTTCATCCCATCGACGACACAGAGGTCGGCCGCTATGAAAATCATGAACCCTTTGACATACCGTACCGGTGCCTTGTCCCTCTGAAGGTGGACAACCTCCTCACCGCCGGCCGGTGCATTTCGGCCGACCGCGTCGCTCAGTCGGCCCTGCGGATCAGCGGCACCTGCATGAGCACCGGGGAGGCGGCCGGGACTGGCGCCGCCCTGTCGATCACGCGGAACGTGACACCTCGCGATCTCGACGGCACGATCGTAAGGCAGGAACTTGAAGCGCGGGGCGTGAACATACGGCCGGACACCGGCCTCATGCCGGAGAAATGCATGTTCTGA
- a CDS encoding M55 family metallopeptidase translates to MNVAVFADIEGSFGIWRMRQCRMGTPEWQYGRSCLTEDVNHAVQGAFEGGARTVTVKDIHEMGFNCIIDRLDRRARYVGGHYIRPTFFGAVREYDLILYVAIHAASGTEKAFFPHTHYGIFSDVRINGRRACEMDIYGAYLGEFGVPIGLVSGEEVALEQALQALPWALPVAVDKRHEAYNAGEASRRYLREGRARLREKAAEAVQRASEMKPLVLGGTLHFEAVFRSRKLADRYNTWKFEQTAETVSWDADTMIEGFEKLNKLTFFPKYMYPVRRPIMFLTRLYCRTKNTYFPPKPDPEDAVVIS, encoded by the coding sequence ATGAACGTTGCCGTCTTCGCCGACATCGAGGGAAGTTTCGGCATCTGGCGGATGCGCCAGTGCCGGATGGGAACACCCGAGTGGCAGTACGGCCGTTCGTGCCTGACGGAGGACGTGAACCACGCCGTACAGGGGGCCTTTGAGGGAGGTGCCCGCACGGTCACCGTCAAGGATATTCACGAAATGGGGTTCAACTGCATCATCGACCGGCTCGACCGCCGTGCCCGCTATGTGGGCGGCCATTACATCAGGCCTACCTTCTTCGGCGCCGTCCGGGAGTATGACCTGATCCTGTACGTTGCCATCCATGCCGCGTCGGGCACGGAAAAGGCGTTTTTCCCCCATACGCACTACGGCATCTTTTCAGACGTTCGAATAAACGGCCGGCGGGCCTGCGAAATGGACATTTACGGCGCCTATCTCGGCGAATTCGGTGTCCCCATCGGACTCGTGTCCGGAGAAGAGGTGGCCCTGGAGCAGGCGCTGCAGGCCCTGCCATGGGCGCTCCCGGTAGCGGTTGACAAACGGCATGAAGCCTACAACGCGGGCGAAGCGAGCCGCCGCTACCTGCGGGAAGGCAGGGCGAGACTGCGTGAAAAGGCCGCCGAGGCCGTCCAAAGGGCATCGGAGATGAAACCGCTTGTTCTCGGCGGTACTCTTCACTTTGAAGCGGTCTTCAGATCACGGAAACTGGCGGACCGTTACAATACCTGGAAGTTCGAACAGACCGCCGAGACGGTTTCCTGGGATGCGGATACCATGATCGAGGGATTCGAGAAGCTGAATAAATTGACCTTTTTCCCGAAATACATGTATCCTGTCCGCAGGCCGATCATGTTCCTCACACGACTCTACTGCCGCACGAAAAATACCTATTTCCCGCCGAAGCCCGACCCCGAGGACGCGGTCGTCATTTCATAA
- a CDS encoding chloride channel protein — MKKHVIPALPKFNMNEHAVMLILAMIIGILGGYGAILFRLLIDLFKLLFFRPEGLSYLEHLLRLPWYAKLLPPFAGGIIVGPIIYFFAREAKGPGVSETIESVAIRGGLIRKRVFFAKTITAAICIGSGGSAGREGPIVQIGSAIGSFVGQISRVSSDRMRTLVGCGAAAGIAATFNAPIAGVMFAMEIIIGSYGIAMFSPIIISSVIATVISRAHLGDHPAFFVPHYTLVSPLELPLYLLLGIIAGLVGSLFITCLYRTEDFFNSLHFPEYLKAALGGLLVGVIGIFLPHVFGVGYDTISLALWGHLAWYLLLILIFVKILATSLTIGSGGAGGIFAPSLFMGAMAGGTFGYFAHSLFPSFTATSGAYCLVGMGAVLAATTHGPLHAILIIFEITGTYKILPPLMLSCIIGYVVASYINRESIFTLKLARRGIDIKAGREMNIMKSLRVKDAMTKDVMTVPETMHLKDLMRTTIEGKHAGFPVVDGENLLSGIVTFQDFKEIIFEEGLDDLIIVKDIATTDVITITENESLDRALEKIGFRNIEQLPVVDEHNRRKIVGILSRRDIFAAYNKELINRSLRERIATEK; from the coding sequence ATGAAAAAACACGTCATACCCGCATTGCCGAAATTCAACATGAACGAACATGCCGTTATGCTCATCCTTGCCATGATCATCGGGATTCTCGGCGGATATGGCGCCATTCTCTTCCGGCTTCTCATCGATCTTTTCAAGCTTCTCTTTTTCAGGCCGGAGGGTCTTTCGTACCTTGAGCATCTGTTGCGCCTGCCCTGGTACGCGAAATTGCTCCCCCCCTTCGCCGGTGGCATCATTGTAGGCCCGATCATCTATTTCTTCGCCCGCGAGGCGAAAGGTCCCGGTGTGTCCGAGACCATTGAATCCGTGGCAATAAGGGGCGGACTGATCAGGAAACGGGTTTTCTTCGCGAAAACAATAACGGCGGCGATATGCATCGGGTCGGGGGGGTCGGCCGGAAGAGAGGGACCCATCGTTCAGATCGGCTCCGCCATCGGCTCCTTCGTGGGTCAGATCTCACGGGTTTCATCGGACAGGATGCGGACCCTCGTCGGGTGCGGCGCGGCTGCGGGAATCGCGGCAACGTTCAACGCGCCCATCGCCGGTGTCATGTTCGCCATGGAGATCATCATCGGCAGCTATGGGATCGCCATGTTCAGTCCCATCATCATTTCATCGGTCATCGCCACGGTCATATCCCGGGCGCATCTCGGCGATCACCCTGCGTTTTTCGTTCCTCACTATACACTCGTGAGCCCCCTCGAGCTCCCCCTCTATCTTCTTCTCGGCATTATAGCGGGGCTGGTCGGTTCTCTCTTCATCACCTGCCTCTACAGAACGGAGGATTTTTTCAACTCCCTGCACTTTCCGGAATACCTGAAGGCGGCCCTGGGAGGACTTCTGGTCGGCGTCATCGGCATCTTCCTTCCCCATGTTTTCGGCGTCGGCTATGACACCATTTCACTCGCCCTGTGGGGACATCTTGCCTGGTACCTCCTGCTGATCCTTATCTTCGTCAAAATACTGGCGACCTCCCTGACGATCGGTTCCGGCGGCGCCGGCGGTATCTTTGCGCCTTCTCTCTTCATGGGGGCGATGGCGGGCGGAACCTTCGGGTATTTCGCACACTCCCTGTTCCCCTCATTTACGGCGACATCCGGTGCGTACTGTCTCGTCGGCATGGGAGCGGTCCTGGCGGCAACGACCCACGGTCCCCTGCATGCCATCCTCATCATCTTTGAAATAACAGGAACCTACAAGATACTCCCCCCGCTCATGCTGTCATGCATCATCGGTTATGTTGTGGCATCCTATATCAACAGGGAATCCATCTTCACATTGAAGCTCGCGCGGAGGGGAATAGACATCAAGGCCGGACGGGAAATGAACATTATGAAATCCCTTCGCGTCAAGGACGCCATGACGAAGGACGTCATGACCGTTCCGGAAACCATGCACCTCAAGGACCTCATGAGAACGACCATCGAGGGGAAACATGCCGGATTTCCCGTCGTCGACGGGGAGAACCTGCTTTCAGGGATCGTGACATTTCAGGATTTCAAGGAAATCATTTTCGAGGAAGGGCTGGATGACCTCATTATCGTCAAAGACATCGCCACAACCGATGTGATTACGATAACGGAAAATGAAAGTCTTGACAGGGCGCTGGAGAAAATCGGTTTCAGGAACATAGAACAGCTTCCGGTCGTTGACGAACACAACCGGCGAAAGATCGTCGGGATCCTGTCGCGTCGTGACATATTCGCCGCATACAACAAGGAACTTATCAACAGGTCGCTGAGAGAGAGGATCGCGACAGAAAAATAA
- a CDS encoding YihA family ribosome biogenesis GTP-binding protein — translation MKIRSAEFIKSAEFPPQFPDDALPEIAFAGRSNVGKSSLINTLVNRKNLAQTSNTPGRTRLINFFRINDLFYFVDLPGYGYARVPAAMKKKWGPMVERYLGTRQTLRLVIVILDVRRDLSPDDRSLIDWLEHYAIPALFVITKTDKLSRHQIRIKCDLIKASLAPSPAAVIPFSARSGSGRDEVWKHITDVLSR, via the coding sequence ATGAAAATACGGTCGGCCGAGTTTATAAAAAGCGCGGAATTTCCTCCTCAGTTTCCCGATGACGCCCTGCCGGAGATCGCCTTCGCGGGACGGTCGAACGTGGGAAAATCCTCACTTATCAATACGCTGGTCAACAGGAAGAACCTTGCCCAGACCAGCAATACCCCCGGGCGGACACGGCTGATCAATTTTTTTCGTATCAACGACCTGTTCTATTTCGTCGATCTTCCCGGCTACGGGTACGCACGGGTCCCGGCCGCCATGAAAAAGAAATGGGGACCCATGGTGGAGCGTTACCTGGGGACCCGGCAGACCCTTCGCCTGGTTATCGTGATCCTCGATGTGCGCAGGGACCTGTCGCCAGACGACCGCTCACTCATCGACTGGCTGGAACATTATGCCATACCGGCCCTGTTCGTCATTACCAAGACGGACAAACTGTCGCGCCACCAGATACGCATAAAGTGCGATCTCATCAAGGCGTCTCTCGCACCCTCTCCCGCCGCGGTCATTCCCTTTTCGGCCCGATCGGGGAGCGGCAGGGACGAGGTGTGGAAACACATTACCGACGTACTCTCCCGTTAG